The DNA window AATAGTAAACAATAACCAATTTCAACTCATGGACATTCATCTACTACATACCAGTTTCTGGACCGCACAGAAAATAGAAAGTACTTATATACTCAGTATCAAAGATAATATCAGCATCGTAGCTGCATTCAAAGATTTTATCACCCGGCAGAAGATTCATTCTGGATGCATTTCCGGCATGGGACTCGTCAAGGAAGCCCGGCTGCGACTCAATGATCCGTTTTCAAAAAAATCCATTGATGCAGTCACGGAAGATGTCATGGAAGTTCCGGAAATATCGGGCTGCATCAATCATAACGGAGCATCGGCGGAAATTCATCTCAATGCAAGGCTCGTCTCTAATGACACCAGCCTTTC is part of the Chryseobacterium camelliae genome and encodes:
- a CDS encoding PCC domain-containing protein; translation: MDIHLLHTSFWTAQKIESTYILSIKDNISIVAAFKDFITRQKIHSGCISGMGLVKEARLRLNDPFSKKSIDAVTEDVMEVPEISGCINHNGASAEIHLNARLVSNDTSLSGSLIDAKVYDKMEFIIRPARSITTFFGQGDPYCN